The proteins below are encoded in one region of Aquisphaera giovannonii:
- a CDS encoding sigma-70 family RNA polymerase sigma factor, with protein MAPTDKVADSIGRLFREGTADGVSDGELLDRFLSRRDEDAFAAIVARHGPMVLRVCREVLRDEHRAQDAFQATFLVLVRRAREVRRDRSAGPWLFGVCRRIAVRARADEARRRAREREATEVRSIERDEPEGAGPATGPDAWPELYEELDRLPESQRAALVICYLEGLTTDEAARRLGCARGTILSRLARGRERLRARLTRRGLEIPAVLLAASSSPEARASAVPPALVESTTRAAIQFAAGGSAVAAAPAAVAAMMEGARRPMMTISLKVGATLLGAGLAAGALALVQGKSEPPKPITFATSSASRSEAPPPDAVPGTAALTRAATGRILAGNKAPFFCVAFVDGGEAIASGDSDGLIRIWDTATGRCRNELLLKPLKGDHVAALSLASSANGMALAAACDDMSIRLFDAPSLGRPRSIPRRYFVDALAFSPDGRTLAWAGSYPPHSPAPDAGDWNAISLWDTAIGEVRGTIRYRNRGVHAIAYSADGSTIAAGSDDRIVSLWQADSGRRIATIPLQGTPHNLAISPDGKTLVAAHGKSQRDGDRHSIGMSNFIGPIEVWDVDARRRRTVNAPEKYMTRGVAFSPDGKALAYALSTNEIVLCDTGSLVPRVSLRGHQGYIHDLTFSHDGKTLASASADRTVRLWDLADLLPAVAGNPR; from the coding sequence ATGGCTCCGACGGATAAGGTCGCGGATTCGATCGGGCGGCTCTTCCGCGAGGGGACGGCGGACGGCGTTTCGGACGGGGAGCTGCTCGACCGGTTTCTTTCGCGCCGGGATGAGGACGCGTTCGCGGCGATCGTCGCCCGGCACGGGCCGATGGTCCTCCGCGTCTGCCGGGAGGTCTTGCGGGACGAGCACCGCGCCCAGGACGCATTCCAGGCGACGTTCCTCGTCCTGGTCCGCCGCGCTCGCGAGGTCCGGCGCGATCGATCCGCGGGCCCCTGGCTGTTCGGCGTCTGCCGCCGGATCGCCGTGCGGGCCCGTGCGGACGAGGCGCGGCGACGAGCCCGCGAGCGGGAGGCCACCGAGGTGCGATCGATCGAACGGGATGAGCCCGAGGGCGCAGGTCCGGCCACCGGGCCGGACGCCTGGCCCGAGCTGTACGAGGAGCTCGACCGCCTTCCGGAGTCGCAGCGGGCCGCTCTCGTGATCTGCTACCTGGAGGGACTCACCACCGACGAGGCCGCCCGCCGTCTCGGCTGCGCCCGGGGCACGATCCTCTCCCGCCTCGCCCGCGGACGCGAACGGCTGCGAGCCCGGCTGACCCGCCGAGGTCTGGAGATCCCCGCCGTCCTGCTCGCGGCATCATCGTCCCCCGAGGCCCGGGCCTCGGCCGTCCCGCCGGCGCTCGTCGAATCGACGACCCGCGCCGCGATCCAGTTCGCAGCCGGAGGGAGCGCCGTCGCGGCGGCCCCGGCCGCCGTCGCTGCGATGATGGAAGGAGCACGTCGACCGATGATGACGATCTCTCTGAAGGTTGGCGCGACCCTGCTTGGAGCGGGCCTCGCGGCCGGGGCCCTGGCCCTCGTACAGGGCAAGTCGGAGCCGCCGAAGCCGATCACGTTTGCCACGAGCTCCGCAAGCAGGTCCGAGGCTCCTCCACCCGATGCAGTCCCAGGGACGGCCGCGCTCACTCGGGCCGCCACGGGGCGAATCCTGGCCGGGAACAAGGCGCCGTTCTTCTGCGTCGCTTTCGTGGACGGCGGCGAGGCGATTGCCTCGGGCGATTCGGACGGACTCATCAGGATCTGGGATACCGCCACCGGAAGGTGCCGCAACGAGTTGCTACTCAAGCCCCTCAAGGGTGATCATGTCGCCGCCTTGTCCCTGGCCAGCAGCGCCAACGGCATGGCCCTCGCCGCGGCCTGCGACGATATGTCCATCAGGCTGTTCGATGCCCCATCGCTCGGGAGACCGCGGAGCATCCCGCGGCGCTATTTCGTCGACGCCCTCGCCTTCTCCCCGGACGGGAGAACGCTGGCCTGGGCCGGCTCCTACCCGCCCCATTCCCCTGCCCCGGATGCCGGAGACTGGAACGCGATCTCGCTGTGGGACACGGCCATCGGCGAGGTGCGGGGGACCATCAGGTATCGCAACCGCGGCGTCCACGCGATCGCCTATTCCGCCGACGGGTCCACAATTGCCGCGGGGAGCGACGACCGGATCGTCTCCCTGTGGCAGGCGGACTCCGGCAGGCGAATAGCCACGATTCCATTGCAGGGAACGCCCCACAATCTTGCGATCTCACCGGACGGCAAGACACTCGTGGCGGCACACGGGAAATCGCAACGCGACGGAGACCGCCACAGCATCGGTATGTCAAACTTCATCGGCCCCATCGAGGTCTGGGACGTCGACGCTCGAAGGAGGCGGACGGTCAATGCTCCGGAGAAGTACATGACTCGCGGGGTCGCGTTCTCACCCGACGGAAAGGCCCTCGCCTACGCCCTCTCCACGAACGAGATCGTCCTCTGCGACACGGGCTCATTGGTCCCGCGAGTGAGCCTTCGCGGTCACCAAGGCTACATTCACGACCTGACCTTCTCGCACGACGGCAAGACCCTGGCCTCGGCCAGCGCCGACCGGACCGTGCGGCTCTGGGACCTGGCCGATCTACTGCCCGCGGTCGCCGGGAATCCGCGATAG
- a CDS encoding sigma-70 family RNA polymerase sigma factor: protein MGGRSVGAAGSELARLMTYGADGAASDGELLRRFAASRGEEAQAAFAAIVGRHGAMVLGVCRRVAGDAADAEDAFQATFLVLARKARSLRRGELLANWLYGVAVRTSRKLKAQANRRRSKEGSMDGQATRPEAAVPAPDAARDEILQALDDELSRLPDRLRRAVVLCDLQSMSHREAARLLGLPVGTVSSRLVRAREALRSRLVRRGFTLSAAGLAAILESEAAAGAVPPALADATCRAAAAGLLGAGAAGAASSAAVDLSRQVLKSVWISALPSRILAAGVLIAAMIGAGVVASQLAGTGDPSPFDRAVPDDWSWVDDLPGLDAATRERFKRCARSANENFANLHRLTCDFDLDVENFRNDGANHLTFEPGHLRGKLYWNEGAVRYDFEGLDPRHRNSRGEWQAGSSGTFSVLRTRDMAARTEEHEVFGVMLKIEPPPKSLAEWRGGFPFRDLDPWVHYATCFRAAPGELKAMMKSMRGTSKEDERFIHLRLDHAGEGHWIEITCDKSAADLPVKVRFGEVRKGEVMTHGEETCEWTNTDGAWCPSHLVKVAIMGLERHPSRQFDLRTSNLRANRSAPIPAAVFTPGDMPLPEGYGGLDLRKQPPINLIRAGGVVRERRPGEPTKSAGSGPIPFPKPGSVDDGVSREPYLALVAASRKRRRAADEAVMKAKGEAQQAAAIERLSKVQAEDTARFLDLAGTHAGDRLAFEALEEVAVAPSAPKESLRAAEFLIRDHRNDPGMRKVYAELDAPLFASSPAADRLLRDGLVNAPDRESRARAGLSLARNLRWKARTLRKLSSRWADPYLALSTKATAGDAFDALRSESPDAADAQAEQLYQRLVDEFTDVRIGDATIGDEARRELFQLRDLAIGKPAPEVEGPDADGRPMKLSDFRGKVVVLTFNAGWAHDGKYPLEHELLDRLKGRPSVLLMMDVDGEESALRKALADGEITWPCWWEGRETGPNRTLWRANEIPSVFVIDANGIIRGKELEGRDLAEAVEALLPRQ from the coding sequence ATGGGCGGGCGATCGGTCGGGGCCGCGGGGAGTGAGCTGGCGAGGTTGATGACGTACGGCGCGGACGGGGCGGCGAGCGACGGGGAGTTGCTCCGGCGGTTCGCGGCGAGCCGCGGCGAGGAGGCGCAGGCGGCCTTCGCGGCGATCGTGGGGCGGCACGGGGCGATGGTGCTGGGCGTCTGCCGGCGGGTCGCGGGGGATGCGGCCGACGCGGAGGACGCGTTCCAGGCGACGTTCCTGGTCCTGGCGCGGAAGGCCCGGTCGCTCCGCCGCGGGGAACTGCTGGCCAACTGGCTGTACGGCGTGGCGGTGCGGACGTCGAGGAAGCTGAAGGCGCAGGCGAATCGGAGGCGATCGAAGGAGGGCTCGATGGACGGCCAGGCGACCCGACCGGAGGCCGCGGTCCCCGCGCCGGACGCGGCCCGCGACGAGATCCTCCAGGCGCTCGACGACGAGCTGAGCCGGCTGCCCGACCGCCTCCGCCGGGCCGTCGTCCTCTGCGACCTCCAGTCGATGTCCCACCGCGAGGCGGCCCGGCTGCTCGGCCTGCCCGTGGGCACGGTCTCCAGCCGCCTCGTCCGGGCCCGCGAGGCCCTCCGGTCGCGGCTGGTCCGGCGGGGCTTCACGCTCTCCGCCGCGGGCCTGGCGGCGATCCTCGAATCCGAGGCCGCCGCCGGCGCCGTCCCCCCCGCCCTGGCCGACGCCACCTGTCGCGCCGCGGCCGCCGGCCTCCTGGGAGCGGGTGCGGCGGGTGCCGCGTCGTCCGCCGCCGTCGACCTCTCGCGGCAGGTCCTGAAGAGTGTCTGGATCTCCGCCCTGCCCTCCCGGATCCTGGCGGCGGGCGTGCTGATTGCCGCGATGATCGGCGCGGGGGTCGTCGCCTCGCAGCTCGCCGGCACGGGCGATCCGTCGCCCTTCGATCGCGCGGTGCCCGACGACTGGTCCTGGGTCGACGACCTGCCCGGCCTCGACGCGGCCACCCGCGAACGCTTCAAGCGATGCGCCCGATCCGCGAACGAGAACTTCGCGAACCTGCACCGCCTCACCTGCGACTTCGACCTGGACGTCGAGAATTTCCGCAACGACGGCGCCAATCACCTGACGTTCGAGCCGGGCCATCTCCGGGGGAAGCTGTACTGGAACGAAGGTGCGGTCCGCTACGACTTCGAAGGGCTCGACCCGCGCCACCGCAACAGCCGGGGGGAGTGGCAAGCCGGCTCTTCGGGGACGTTCAGCGTCCTCCGCACCAGGGACATGGCCGCACGCACCGAGGAGCATGAAGTCTTCGGCGTGATGCTGAAGATCGAGCCCCCGCCGAAGTCGCTGGCCGAGTGGCGGGGTGGCTTCCCCTTCCGGGACCTGGATCCATGGGTCCATTACGCCACTTGCTTCCGCGCGGCACCCGGGGAGCTGAAGGCGATGATGAAGAGCATGCGGGGGACGTCCAAGGAGGATGAGAGGTTCATCCACCTGCGCCTCGACCATGCCGGCGAGGGACACTGGATCGAGATCACCTGCGACAAGTCCGCGGCCGACCTGCCCGTGAAGGTCCGATTCGGCGAGGTTCGCAAGGGCGAGGTCATGACGCACGGCGAGGAGACCTGCGAGTGGACGAATACGGATGGTGCCTGGTGTCCGTCCCACCTCGTCAAGGTCGCCATCATGGGGCTGGAGCGTCACCCCTCCAGGCAGTTCGACCTGCGGACCTCCAACCTGCGGGCGAACCGCTCGGCGCCCATCCCGGCCGCCGTCTTCACGCCGGGTGACATGCCACTGCCCGAAGGCTATGGGGGCCTGGACTTGCGCAAGCAACCCCCGATCAATCTGATCCGCGCCGGCGGGGTGGTAAGGGAGAGGCGGCCGGGCGAGCCCACGAAGTCAGCCGGCTCCGGCCCGATCCCCTTCCCCAAACCGGGCAGCGTCGATGACGGCGTCAGCCGGGAGCCCTACCTCGCGCTGGTGGCCGCGAGCCGCAAACGTCGGCGGGCGGCCGACGAGGCCGTCATGAAGGCGAAGGGCGAGGCCCAGCAGGCCGCGGCGATTGAGAGGCTCTCGAAGGTCCAGGCGGAAGACACCGCCAGGTTCCTAGACCTGGCCGGCACGCATGCCGGCGATCGCCTCGCCTTCGAGGCGCTCGAGGAGGTCGCCGTGGCCCCGTCTGCCCCGAAGGAGTCGCTGCGGGCGGCGGAGTTCCTCATCCGCGACCATCGGAACGACCCGGGCATGCGGAAGGTCTACGCCGAGCTCGACGCCCCGCTCTTCGCCTCTTCGCCGGCGGCCGACCGCCTGCTCCGCGACGGCCTGGTGAACGCTCCCGATCGCGAATCCCGGGCCCGCGCCGGGCTGAGCCTCGCCCGCAACCTGCGCTGGAAGGCCCGGACCCTCCGCAAGCTCTCGAGCCGGTGGGCCGACCCGTACCTGGCCCTCTCCACGAAGGCCACGGCGGGCGACGCCTTCGACGCCCTCCGGTCCGAGTCGCCCGACGCCGCCGATGCTCAGGCCGAGCAGCTCTACCAGAGATTGGTCGACGAGTTTACCGACGTTCGGATCGGCGACGCGACGATCGGCGACGAGGCTCGCCGCGAGCTGTTCCAGCTCCGTGACCTGGCGATCGGCAAGCCCGCCCCCGAGGTCGAGGGCCCCGACGCCGACGGTCGGCCAATGAAGCTGAGCGACTTCCGCGGCAAGGTCGTCGTCCTGACCTTCAACGCCGGGTGGGCGCACGACGGGAAGTACCCGCTCGAACACGAGCTCCTCGACCGCCTCAAGGGCCGGCCTTCCGTGCTCCTGATGATGGATGTCGACGGCGAGGAATCGGCCCTCCGCAAGGCGCTCGCCGACGGCGAGATCACCTGGCCCTGCTGGTGGGAGGGCCGCGAGACGGGCCCCAACCGCACCCTCTGGCGGGCCAACGAGATCCCGTCCGTCTTCGTGATCGACGCCAACGGCATCATCCGCGGCAAGGAGCTCGAAGGGCGCGACCTGGCCGAGGCCGTCGAGGCGTTGTTGCCGCGTCAATGA
- a CDS encoding zinc-dependent alcohol dehydrogenase family protein — MPLIHGLRCRRFGRPADVLALEEEPLGPRPAGAIRVRMIAAGINPSDLIPIAGAYAHRITLPMVAGYEGAGVVEEADPPWSGLVGRRVLPLRGPGTWQSVVDADPRWTIVVPDDIPDDVAARAYINPLAALLMLDSWPVQGRRVLLTAGGSSCARLLGRWALDADAAEVTSVIRSNVHAETLSGLGLTPVRMDDPGAVRRAAYRADLAFEAVGGPLAGTILDAMPATSHLISYGLLSGTPFVPVQGKATVHRFHVRDHLPRLDPDSWRACFDRLWPRLCGPGLVPARRFPMGAWREALAAHESAGRGFKVVLDLRESPRRGVCRPGG, encoded by the coding sequence ATGCCCTTAATTCACGGACTCCGCTGTCGCCGCTTCGGCCGCCCCGCGGACGTCCTCGCGCTGGAGGAGGAGCCCCTGGGCCCGCGGCCGGCCGGGGCAATCCGCGTCCGGATGATCGCGGCCGGGATCAACCCGTCGGACCTGATCCCGATCGCCGGGGCGTATGCCCATCGCATCACCCTCCCGATGGTCGCCGGGTATGAGGGCGCGGGCGTCGTCGAGGAGGCCGACCCGCCCTGGTCGGGGCTCGTCGGCCGCCGCGTGCTTCCGTTGCGAGGGCCCGGGACGTGGCAATCGGTCGTGGACGCCGACCCGCGGTGGACGATCGTCGTCCCGGACGACATCCCCGACGACGTCGCCGCGCGGGCCTACATCAACCCGCTGGCCGCCCTCCTGATGCTCGATTCCTGGCCAGTTCAGGGCCGCCGCGTCCTCCTGACCGCCGGCGGCTCCTCCTGCGCCCGGCTCCTCGGCCGCTGGGCCCTCGACGCGGACGCGGCGGAGGTCACCTCGGTGATCCGCTCGAATGTCCACGCCGAAACTCTGTCCGGCCTCGGCCTGACCCCCGTGAGGATGGACGACCCGGGCGCCGTCCGCCGCGCGGCCTACCGGGCTGATCTCGCGTTCGAGGCCGTCGGCGGGCCGCTCGCGGGGACGATCCTCGACGCGATGCCGGCGACGTCTCACCTGATTAGCTACGGCCTCCTCTCCGGCACGCCGTTCGTCCCCGTCCAAGGCAAGGCGACCGTCCACCGCTTCCACGTCCGCGACCACCTGCCCCGCCTCGATCCCGACTCCTGGCGGGCATGCTTCGACCGCCTCTGGCCCCGCCTCTGCGGCCCCGGCCTCGTCCCGGCCCGGAGGTTCCCCATGGGGGCCTGGCGAGAGGCCCTGGCCGCCCACGAGTCAGCGGGGCGGGGTTTCAAGGTGGTGCTGGACCTTCGCGAGTCGCCCCGGCGTGGCGTGTGCCGCCCCGGCGGATGA